The Aphelocoma coerulescens isolate FSJ_1873_10779 chromosome 8, UR_Acoe_1.0, whole genome shotgun sequence genome contains the following window.
ACAAATAGGATACACCCACTTTTTTATTTAGAAAGGCTGATGGAACTGTCAAAAGGTTTGAGTAACATAACTGGGCTCTCCACTCAGCCAAGCTCTTTTGGCAACAGTAACTTTTCAAGAAAAGAATTAAACTCCTAATGAATATGAAAACAATCTCCCCTGCTTTGCTGGATGGAGATTGTTACTGAAAGGGACACACGCATGCGTGGCATAGTTAGCAAGACAGAACAGAGGCTTCTTCTATCATTAACCAGCAACCTCAAACCATATGTCCTCAAACAGACCAATGAGACCCCATGTTCATGTCACCAACACTTCAGAGCTTTGTCTTTTGCCGCCCCAATCCTGTGTAATCCTCTGTGGACAACACCGCCAACCACACTATTACAATACAATGGTTAAACTATTTCTCAGCATCAGCTTGGCAAGAAAGTGGAGTAATAGATGAGCAACAAACTCATTCCAtctacaaaagaaaaaggataaaTGCATATTTGAAGGAAATCAACAGTGGCATGAAAGCATATTTTCCAAAATGAAGAATGTgagaacagaagaaaagattGAGGAAGCAAAATGACAAGCAACCTTATTCCCAGTCTCaagaaggggagggaaaagcaACAATAAAACTTTCCAATTAAGATATCCTACCCCTCAAAACACCCCAATACTATAATATTGTATTCcacacagaattttaacagagaAGTATGGGAAatgataaataataataatagtataGGCAAGATGAAAATACATCAAGAATAAATCTGCATCGATCAAAACTCATCTTGAATCTATTAACAGAAAAGAGGAAGGAATTGTAAACATGGGAATTGTGTGGCAGTTTGGTGCCAGAGATATTGCTGCTCTCCCATTCCCATACTGGATGCCAACGTGGATTCAAAAGAGGATGAAGAACCTAGAGAAAGGGACTGAAAGCACACCTTGAATCAGGCAAAGAATTAACTCATGAAGAGGGAACTGGTGTCAGGTGCAAGTTGTAAGCTCACGCAGTTCAGCATGAACCTGGTTAGCTGTGCAAAGGTCTCCTAAATATTAGGAGAGATGGAGCACTTGCAATTAGGGCAAAAGAGACACAGTGAGTCAGCCCATGGGAACACCTACTTACTTACATAAGCAAGTATGAGGAACTAAATTCTTACGTAGTACTTAATAAAAATCATCCAGGGAGAGAATTCATGCCACTGGATCTTTTAATGCAGGAATGTACAGCTTGGTCAGGGGAGTGAAGCAAGGAAGGAACAGGAAGGTGGCAGTTTGCTTACTGAAGCTGAATACATTTGCTGAACACAACCCTGCATGTCCACATTTTCACTGTAGACAGATAAGCTGAGGAGCTACGtgtgagaaaggagaaagatcTGACTGTAGCAGTATCACAGAGTCACAgcacagtttgggttggaagggaccagactgggtcatctggtccaacctccctgctcaagcacgGTCATCTcagagcacattgcacaggattgcatccagacagCTCTGGAATATCTGCAGTGACAGACAtcccacaccctctctggacagtctgttccagtgctcagtcacctgcacagtgaagaagttcttccttatATTCGGATGGAACTTCCTGGGAATCAGTGtctgcctgttgcctcttgtcccaTTGCTCAtcaccactgagcagagcctggtccatcctcTGACACCTCCCTTCGGAGACTGATAGGCATTGATGAGGTTccctctcagttgtctcttcttaaggctgaacaggcccagctccctcagtgtttcctcataagagagatgctccagacccttcaccatttTTGTGGCCTTcccctggacctgctccaggagctccatgtctctcctgtcctgagtagcccagaactggacacagtactccagaTGCAGCCTCActagggctgagtagaggggcagttACTAGTggccaagagcatcaagtgaaAATTGTTATTTCCAAATAAAGAGCCTCACAAAGCACAATACTGATTACACAGAAGCTTTTAGCTATTTAAATTTCCATTGCAGGATAAAagtattgcaaaaaaaaaagagacaggagAATGGGCAAAGAAGGCAGACATTCAGAACGCAGATTTCAACAAACaacaagcagaaaacaaatccAAAGAACAAAAGTTCCTTAGGGTTTTCTAATGAAACAGAATAAAGGCAAAGGCTACTCCTAGTTTTGTTCCTTCACACTGAAATTGTAAGAGGCTAACATGGATAATCATAAGCTGATCTTTGCAtcttcacagaagaaagaagcagTCAGGAAAAAAGCCACAGACTCAGGATGAAGTACAGGATAATCACAGAGacaaaacagaagcagaaatgcaaaaGACAAACACAAACATAAAAAACCCAGAGGCTTGAAAGGTGTCAGGAAGAAGCTTTATAAGCAGCTGGAGGGACATCACTGAAAGATTTCGTCCAGCActcaaaaggtgaaaaaaaacctaaactcAGAAGATACCGAAGAAGCTCACCAGGTACTAAATaccaccccagccccactgtGAAACAAAGCCCACAGGTGAGCAACACGAGCCCGCCATTCCCCCTGCCCTGTCCTGGCCAAACCCCAGCACTCGGCTCTGCGCTGCCACATGGACTGAACGCCTCAGACAGAGCAAGTAACCCTGAACTTCAGGCCAGGCTGACACAACAAACCATGAGCCATCCCCAGAGAGCTGACACTTCTCACGCTGGTGCCATTAATGACTCTGAGAAAGAAACATGAGAGACTCAAGGTTAGCAACCCAGGGAAAGACATCAAAGTTGGGAAAAGCCTTGAATTAGAGAACCActaatgttggaaaagacctttaagatcgtcaagtccaaccatcaacccagcaccaccaccatgttTACCCCTAAACCACATCCTTAAGTGTCATATACTCAtggtttttgaacacttccagggatggtgactccaccacttctctgggcaatctgttccaatgctttaaAACCCCTTCAGTGTAAAAAATTTcgtaatatccaatctaaacctgccctggtGCAATTTgagaccatttcctctcattctgTCACTCATTGCCTGGGCGAAGAGACCGACACACACCTCACTACAACCCCCTTTCAGACATCCCCGGCCCTTGGTGAGAAAAGGGGTAGAGGGTGCAGGCACAGGGAGCCGAGAGGGTAGGAAGAGATGTGACACGGGTCGACAGCACAGCTCCAGCGCAGAGGGGAGATGCGCTACAGGACCTGCCCCGTCCAACAGGGCACCTGCGACAGGGCATTAGAACAGGGGGAGAACGGACGGGAGCAGCGGCGGCGGTGGCCGGGGACAGCCCGCAGTGAGCAGGGGCAGCACGCCCAGACCCCGCCATGCCTCACCTTCGAAGCCGGCGCGCTCCAGCAGGTTCAGCGGGTACCAGAGCAGGGGCCGGTTTCCCACTGGGAGTAGCGGCTTCGGGATGCTGGAGGTCAGGTCCGTCATGCGGGAGCCGCCTCCGGCCGCCATCACCACGGCCTGGAACTCCATCGTGCTGCGGAGTGACACAGAGACAGGGCAGGTTCTCACCGGGACAGGTGAGACAAGGCCAATTCACTCCTCCGCTCCTCGCCACCGCTCCCGGCACTGACAGCGCAGCAATGGCGGCGCGGCCGCGCTGCGCCTGCGCGCGCACAGCCGAGAGCCTCGATCGCGGGCGAGCGCCGATAGAATCGATCCAGCCTCCCCGGCGGGCTGGGGGCGGCCTCCACCCGGCCAGGGCGGCGAGAGGAACACCGAGCGAAGGACCCCGCGCTGCCGAGCGCCGAGTCATGGATCCCTACCCGGCCACGGGGGGCGCTCGGCGGAACAGCGCCCCCAGGCGGCCTCAGGAGGGGCTGCAGGCGGGGCCGCAGGgccggggggcactgggggcactgggggcactgggggctctCTGTGGGGGTATCGGGGGGCGCTTCGGGGTTAGtttgcagctctgctccccacaTCATGTCCAGAGAGGGGACAGGACTCacagcgccccccgcccccgcagGCCACGCTCTCCACCCCGCAGGACCCGGTGCGGGCACAGCCCCCAGCAGACAGTGCCATGCTGACCCCTCCAGTAGCAGCACTGGCCACACgctccagtcccagccttcGCGAAGCACAGACACCAACAGGACCTGGGGCAGGACAGCAGGATCTGGCCCTGCAGTTTTATTGAATCCAGTGTCCCCGAGGCTCCCATGGCTTGGGGCACATGGGGGTCTCATTCGTCCCAGGGGTTCTTGTCAGTGTCGATGGACATGCAGTTGTACACGGCGTAGcgcagcagctcctcacagacCTTGGCCCTGGCAGGGGGAACGCTGGGTCACAGCCATGATGGACACAGAAAACTTCAAGCTTCCCTCCCCACACCTGTCTGGACACTCCCCAGGGGAAGGCCTGGAGAGTCTTGATGGGAACCCCAATGCCAGccccagggagtggggagcATCCCTATGCCCCAGCTTGACTCACGAGGAATAGTTGGGCAAGAAGAAGGTGCAGGAGCACGTGCAGGCCTGTGGCATCAGGTCAAACGCATCCAAGCTTGGGAGAAAGAAGAATCAGACCCCAACACAGCGCAGGGACCTCACATCATGTGGGGATCCCAGCatggcacagggaccccaaCACAGGCAGGACAGACTCACTTCGACCTTTCCGGGTAGACATTGATCTGAACTGGGAGGCGGCTCCGGCCAGTGACAAACTTGAGGAAGCGGCTGAGATCCTCTGAGGGGAAGGACAGAGCTCAGGTCTCAGGGACAGactgtcccagctgctgctgttgcagcaAGATCTGCCTTGCAGAATCACCCCAGGAGCATGAGGCAAAGCTAAGGGATGCTCTCAGGATCCCAGGAAGGGCCAGGTGGGATGACCCCAGCCAGTTTCCAGGGAAGCACCTGGTGAGCACCCCTGGGGCACAGGGCAGTGGGTACCCCATGCTCTGGCCTGTCCTACTGCACGtgaagagcagggaaaggcttGGGGTCACTCACCGCTGGTGAAGTTGTTGAGTGCCTCCAAGAAGTACCGGACACGGGTATCATCGGAGGAGAAGTCATCAAACTTGACTGCGACAAAGAATGTGCAGTGGCTTAATTAGAAACTCccagcaaagcaaaggaaaggaGGAGACCCTCTGCTCCTCGGTGAGCCCATGAGAGCCCCTGGCACCTTTGAATGGGACCAGCAACCTGTGCCACGGGGGGTGGAGAAACAGAGTTTCCACTAGTTTGAAGAGTGGCCACTCACCTCTGCCCATAGCAGCTAAGGATCAGACAGACCAGAGTGAGGCCCAGTGGGGTTTGCTGATAAACGTGAAGCATCCAGGGACCCTCTGGCTTATCCTCCCCCAGTCTCTCAGGCATCCCATGACCAGGATGCATGTGCAGGACAAGCATTATCAAGGGGATTCACTGCCCTTgtggagggcagggagcagctctgggctggcccTGTGACTTACTGAACTTCTGCAGTTCAGCCACTGTGATCTCCGAGTCCCCACAGATCCTCTTCTCCATCTGCTGCCAGGTGAGCAggtccagcacaggctggggcacCACGCAGAGCAGCCCAGCACGTATGGCTGCGATCTGTGGGGGCACAGGACGGGCTCCGTGTCACCACAGGGGGTCTCAGCCCTGGGCAGCCACCTAGGGCTCTGGGGACAGCGACCAAAGCACCCCAAAAGGGGTCCCCAAGCCACATGGACATCCTGAGCATGGGATGCATGAAGAAcacccagctggagctgggggacATGTTTTGGCAACCATGAATCCCACAGGTACCGGGATGGCTTGCCACTGGAGCAGGGTCCCCTTGCAGCCTGTCAGCCCTGGGGAACAGTGTCACCTGCTCCTTGCTCTCCTCCAGCCGAGCCTTTTGCACCAGGCGGATGAACTCCTTGCGGTCCTCGTAGCGCACAGCGGTGTTGCTGCCGTTGGGGATCAGCTCCACCATGCGCTGGTCACTCAGCACTGTCGTGTAGGTCAGCTCTCTGCCAAACATGAACTCGAAGCCTTCCCTGTCTACCctctccagcacctccagcagcttCACCTGCAACCCAAATGAGCAATAGCCACCCCAGTGGAGCCAGCGCAGCCATGagagagcacagcactgccctgccagcacccagccctgctcaccagCTCTGAGTCCACGGTGGCAAAGTCCTTGCTCCAGCTGACCTCCtcccctgccagctgcttccaCACCAGCGCTGGCAAAGACAGGATCTACCAAAGGGAGTGGACACAAGCATTCTCCCCATGCCCCTCTTTCACCCATGGGCAGCCCCTCTGCCCAAGAtagggcagcccctgccaagccCCGTCACTGGCCAGGGAGACTCTGCTGTGCTCACCAGAAACTCCttgctcctcagggctgctcccatCAGCTGCCCGATCCACTCATACTTGGGGAAGTCCTTGCaggaggggttggggacataCATGTCCCTGGTGTCACTGCTGCTGTTAGCCTGTCGGACAGACACTTAAGACACACAGAGATTTGACGAGCCCAGCACGGTCTCCTGCAGCCTTCCCCACCATCACCCCTCCACCTGCCTCTCCAGCCCTTTAAACCCTTCCAGGAGATCTCCACCACCCGGGTACAAGCACAGCTTCCCCAGACAATAGCTCTGCAAACATTAAGATAGGGCTAACATCCCAGGCTCTGCTGACTGACTCCCCTGACCTGGACAGGCAGACAGTGGGATGCCAAACCTGATTAGAAGTGCGCACAAAGAAGGGCAGGGGCACCGGGACATCGCCCGAGCTGGGACACAGCTCCTCTGACACATCTGACAGGCTGTCCCGAAAGCCACCACCTGCAGTGGGGGCAGAGGCTGGTTAGGGCCTGACACACCAGGGTCAGACACTGAGCCACAGGATCTGGCCAAGCTGCCCCCCTCCCTGGGGCAGGGTAGGGGAGATACGGGGACCACCTCATgtgtgcagagcagggctgcctCTCCCAGAGCAGTCGGGACAGTGTGGGCACCCACTGAGCTGCACCCCAACATAGGAGACGCCAGGGGAGAGCTCTCACCATTGTCAATGATGCCCTCAGTGATGAAATCACACTCCCACCACTGGCTGTAGGTCAGGGGCCACCTGTGAGGAAGCAACAGCCCCATGCACATCCCTCCTCCGAGCATACCAGCAGCACCTGGAATCCCCTTGCACCCTGCTCTGGGGAAGCGACACCCCACAAATATGACACTGAAGACCTACCTGTAGTCCAGGGGCTGATTGTTCTTGGGAGATCTGAGGCCTTCATACAGCTGGAGAGTAGCAGAGCGGAAAGGGGATGAGATGGGGGCAAGATACCTGCTGAAGTGACAGATACCTGGCACAGGGCATGGCGCTGCCATACCTGGGTGAAGACGGCATTCCTGCAGCTGGGGTCCAGTGCGGGGTTGGCACGGTGCTCCCGGGCCAGGAGCCGGTTGATGTAGAGCTTTGGCAGGGTGCGAGGAGCAGAGCTCTCCGAGGACTGGAGACAGTGGGCAATGACGGCTTCACTCTGCTTGGACAGCACCAGGAATGGCTTCATGCTCTAACAAGGGACAAGCTGGGATGGTTAGAGGCCTGATCCTGCCACCACCTCCTGTCTTTTCCTCTCCCCAGGTCAGCCCCGGTGTCACAGGGGATgctcctccatccctctggcAATGCCAAGCATGGCAGctctcagccctgggctggTCTGTCCCCACTGGATCAAGGAGGACACACTACAGCCCCCAGAAAACCACCTGAACTTGTGAGATGCCCCTACTGGCACCATCCCAGGCGAGCCTGGCAAACACTCACCCTGAGTGCATCAAAGGTGCCAATGCTGTCCTCAGAGAGGGGGATCAGGTAACACAGGACACTTTCCAGGAGATGGACAAACCTGGAGACAGGAGAGAAGCAGTGTGAAGCTGCAGGAGAGTGGCATTTCACCACAACCCCTGGCCACTGTGCTCCCTGCACATGGGTCCCCACCAGTCCATGGAGGGACACCAGACACAAGGGGAACACCCATCCAGCACCCCCTGGCCACtccctttatttctttttccccaagaaaatgcTGCAAAGAAGAGCAGTCCAGCCCatgctgctgcactgcagctCGATCACTGCAGAGGGTCTCTGTAGGGCCAGTGCTGAACCcagcctggggctgcccctgcaggTCAGGGCATGATTCTTTTTGGGATTGAGCTCACTGTGGGGATGGTGGGATCCCTGTTCCATACCTCTGAATGAGCACCGCACGCCGGTACAGCACATCAGCATCCACCCCTTCCAGGAGAGGGTAGCGAACCAGCCGGGCTGGCTGGAACATGTCAGTGTTGAGGATCAGGTCCCACTCCCAGAAGGACATGATCTTAATCCCCTGCAGACGGACATTGTATCCTTGGTCTGCCAAGAAAGAACAGTGATGTTGTGtgtgctgcagccagcacagcttggaCGCTGCAACTGGGGGCGAGGTGATCCcaacacctgcagcagctcataTGAAGTTCATTCCTCAGCCTTCCCACCAGTAGATCCCCAAAAGCAGCCAGTGTGACAGGAAGAGCTGCAGGTGCCAGGACTGGCTGCAGGTTTAGGGCCAGGCTGGGTGCAGAGGCTCACCCCGGCACTCCAGGAAGCGGATCTCCAGCACCGGCATGTGGATTTTCATGTCGCGGAGGATGCAGACATTCTGGTAGCTGTTCCTGCACACAGCATGGAGGGAGATGGCAGAGCCATGAGGCACAGACAACCGTGAGGCAGCCAGCAAGGCACAGGCCACTCTGGCTCCCCAGCTGAGGATGTGCTGCTACTCATGCAAAAGCCCCCCCACCTCAccagggctgtggcaggaggtgCCCAAGCAGAGAGAAGAGGTTGTCAGAGGCACAGAGACGTTCTGGAGAAGGTGGAAACCGCATCCAAAAAGCCAGAAAAGAGCACAAATTCAAAGCAGTACAGAAAGACAAGATGGCTGAGAGCATGTCACTGTTCTTGAGGGGTCCCAGCACATCTCACAAGGGCAGAACCATCCTTCAAGTGGAGTTGGTCATGCAAGGGTGGTGTGTTTTTGAAGGAAACAGGGATGTGGGTAGATTAGCAATTTACTAAGTGTATTTTCAATGCCTTTGTCAAGGTCCCATCAAAGTCCTGTAAGCCCATGGGGAAAAACCACTGCAAGTATTCAGACACAGTGAGGAGTTAGCTCCTGTCACTGCAAAGGACACCTCTGCAGTCTCATGGGTGCTTCTTCAGAGACAGATCTCACTGCTCAGCCAAAAAACATCAAATGGACAAGTTTTGGGGGAAGGTGAAGGAGACCTTTGCACTCCCATGTAAACCCCCAGCTGCCTCGAAAAGGGTGTTCAGGGCCAGGGTGAAGATGGAGAGCTGAAGTGCCCCAGGACTTCTTGGCTACAGCACAGCAGAGATGCTCAGGAAGGTGACAGCAGTGGTGTGTGTCCCCagaggtgaggaggaggaggcagaaagACCGCCAAAGTCACCAGGCAGAAGGAAGCATGCTGCAGACCAGCTGCCGCAGCATGGGTGAGGAGCAGGAAAGGAGATTAAGGCACTTGACTGGCACATGGAGGCGAGGGACCACCACACTTGTGGGAGCAGATGTAGTCTGCACGCAGGGAGTTCCAACCCTTGGAGAGCCACTGTCACTGGCAAGTCACTCAGAACCAACCCCAGCCCCATCCTTAACATCTGCTCAGGATGCAGAGACAGCTCAGGAGTTTGGCACAAGCTGGGCATAAGCTGCTCCTCATTCATTACTCACTCATTAATTAGGACTGTTCTCAGGTGCTCCAGCCTGCTTAGTGTTCCCCCATACACAGCCACCCGCCTGGGTATATAGGAGCTGGACTGCCCATCCAGCATCAGCCACAGTCTCCTGGGGGTGAGAAGAGCAAGGAAGAGCATTGTCCTCCCCTCATGAGCTGCCTGGGCCTAGAGATGCCCCCAGAGTTGTCCCAGGCCTGGGGCAAAGTTGTGCCTTCCTAGAGTGTCTTTGGCAGCAGCCGTCCCCCACCTCAACCCcatgctgcagccccagctggggGAAAGCTGGGTTGAAGAGGAAGATGGTGCTTTGCCCCGCACCCTGcctttccctggcacagctgttgGCATGGAGGGCACACCCCGAGCTCTCACTTGACAATGGCGCCTTTCTTCATGTTGAGCCGCACCCAGTGCTGTCCCGGGGGCCCGCTGCTCTCCCAGAAGGTATATGTCAGGTTGTCTGTCAGATGGGCTGCAACACAATCCTCCTGCAAGAGTGCAGcaagcagagggagggagatgAGCATCCTTGCACACGCCATGGCCTCCTCTGAGATGGGTTTTGTGGGTCCAAAGGAGGTCAGGACAGGCCAGCCCCTTGGTTTGTTGGGCTGTGGGTGGACAGTGGCTCCCTGACATAGCAAACTGGGCATGGCTGTGGACCCCTAGTGCTCCAGAGACACAATGGGGTTTTGCTCCCAACGCCCAACTCCTGGCAGCTTTGCTAGAGCAGCAAAACCCCACCACCATCCCCTGGCCCTTGCAGAGGGGACAGCCACCACTGGCCCCTCCTCCCTGCATCTGTGGTGATGCTCATGTGTCTTATGCTGATTTTAGGCTGCAGAGGAGCCCCACTACACACCGTCTGTGAGGAGACCTCGATGCTGTTGATGTGCTCCTTGGTGCAGTCTGCGTGCTGCAGCTTCTTCTCGCTGTGATCATACAGGAAGCGCCCCAGCTCCATGTCGCGCTCATAGTTCCAGCCTGGGGGCAAGGACCTGCAGGGAATCTCTGTGTTAATGGGATGAGGACACCAGGCtgcaccccaaacctgcccacCAGCAGTGtgcaggagccccagctgagactGGCTGCAGCGTCTCATGGCCACCAAATCGGCATGGTGCCAGGCCATTGTCCCTGCAGCAGGCAGATGGCATGGATGTATCTCATCACCAGCACACCAGGTATTTATGGCCACTCCAGCCCAGTGGGAGTAGCAGCATACAGTCACTCCAATGGTCTGTGGAGCAAAGGCCAGCTTTGCTTGAGCAGTGCTGAGAGGTACCAATGTAAAAGGCATCTCATGGCACCCATCCTCCCCACTCCAGACCCTGAAGCCAATCATGGCCCTTCAGGCATGTCCAGGCCCTGGCCAGCAGCCCCTAGGGGTGCTGCAGTCCTGCTCTAGGAGATGCATTCATACCGAAACTTCTGCACCGCAGCCTCATCCTGCTCTATGAGTCTGGGCATCTCTCCAAGGCGCATGGAGTACGTCAGGTCCACCACTTgttcccagctggagcagcaccgGTGGAGTTGCACAATGGAAAAGATGTGTCAGTGCTCAGTGTGTCCATTGCTGCCTTAGCCTGAAGTGTAGTCAGCAGTAGTGGAGCACTGGGGTGACACCCGGGAACAGCTGTGGGAAGGATGAGTGTCCCTGCACCCGGGTACAggctgggacagagcaggggaATCCCACCCTGCACATGACCTTAtatcatgaaaataaaatttgaggTCTCTGATCACTGCACTACCTCTGTGACATCGCCCAAATCCA
Protein-coding sequences here:
- the LOC138114118 gene encoding E3 ubiquitin-protein ligase HECTD3-like; this translates as MRAGGEAPHQVLGRLRFLLQCSECFRRAQALPAALCYVPREVQYKICKDPSAAAAAAARSLLSVWDSPGPARGGKRAARATIEVRKGGCLRATGEEYCNGAGLWVKLSKEQLEEYTGTHGLAEGWVLAQRFGEGGDKLVPVDSVQRIQCQHQTLGVDYRPAVSWEQVVDLTYSMRLGEMPRLIEQDEAAVQKFRSLPPGWNYERDMELGRFLYDHSEKKLQHADCTKEHINSIEVSSQTEDCVAAHLTDNLTYTFWESSGPPGQHWVRLNMKKGAIVKRLWLMLDGQSSSYIPRRVAVYGGTLSRLEHLRTVLINENSYQNVCILRDMKIHMPVLEIRFLECRDQGYNVRLQGIKIMSFWEWDLILNTDMFQPARLVRYPLLEGVDADVLYRRAVLIQRFVHLLESVLCYLIPLSEDSIGTFDALRSMKPFLVLSKQSEAVIAHCLQSSESSAPRTLPKLYINRLLAREHRANPALDPSCRNAVFTQLYEGLRSPKNNQPLDYRWPLTYSQWWECDFITEGIIDNGGGFRDSLSDVSEELCPSSGDVPVPLPFFVRTSNQANSSSDTRDMYVPNPSCKDFPKYEWIGQLMGAALRSKEFLILSLPALVWKQLAGEEVSWSKDFATVDSELVKLLEVLERVDREGFEFMFGRELTYTTVLSDQRMVELIPNGSNTAVRYEDRKEFIRLVQKARLEESKEQIAAIRAGLLCVVPQPVLDLLTWQQMEKRICGDSEITVAELQKFIKFDDFSSDDTRVRYFLEALNNFTSEDLSRFLKFVTGRSRLPVQINVYPERSNLDAFDLMPQACTCSCTFFLPNYSSAKVCEELLRYAVYNCMSIDTDKNPWDE